A window of the Rhinoraja longicauda isolate Sanriku21f chromosome 20, sRhiLon1.1, whole genome shotgun sequence genome harbors these coding sequences:
- the glt8d2 gene encoding glycosyltransferase 8 domain-containing protein 2 isoform X1, producing the protein MALIRKINQGLLLLVILTFCLVLYNKFHNTPLYEEESAEEPDFETPHSSVHTVEGSREDAAKSFIPIIICATEDRMGGTIATINSIYKNTKAKVFFYIITLRDSLSHLSKWIESTQLKDIQYKIMEFNPAILEGKVRPDSARPELLQPLNFVRYFIPYLIRNHEKVIYMDDDIIVQGDIQELYNIVLSPGHAAAFSTDCDLTSTHEMVRSMGMQTTYMGHLDYRKKTVQALGINPTTCSFNVGVFIANVTEWKRQRITKQLEKWLVTNVEENLYSSALGEGVVTPPMLIVFHEKHTVLNPLWHIRHLGWSPDSRYSEHFLSQAKLLHWNGRFKPWDYPTAHMEFWERWYLPDPTGQFRPVRPNI; encoded by the exons ATGGCATTAATAAGAAAAA TTAATCAGGGCTTGCTGCTCTTAGTAATTCTGACATTTTGCCTGGTGCTATATAACAAGTTTCACAACACACCACTCTATGAGGAAGAATCAG CTGAAGAACCTGATTTTGAAACCCCTCATAGTTCAGTCCACACAGTGGAGGGGAGCAGGGAAGATGCAGCAAAAAGTTTCATACCGATCATAATATGCGCGACGGAAGATCGAATGGGAGGAACGATAGCAACAATCAACAGCATCTATAAGAACACTAAAGCCAAAGTCTTTTTCTACATAATTACTCTCAGAGACTCTCTCAGCCATCTGAG CAAATGGATCGAGAGCACACAATTGAAAGACATACAGTACAAGATAATGGAGTTCAACCCTGCTATACTGGAGGGGAAAGTAAGACCAGATTCTGCAAGGCCTGAGTTGCTGCAGCCT CTCAACTTTGTCAGATACTTCATTCCTTATCTCATTCGTAATCACGAGAAGGTGATCTACATGGATGATGATATCATTGTTCAAG GTGATATCCAGGAGCTGTACAACATCGTCCTGAGTCCAGGACACGCTGCTGCCTTCTCCACAGATTGTGATCTGACCTCAACTCACGAGATGGTCAGGAGTATGGGAATGCAG ACAACGTACATGGGACACTTGGATTACCGGAAGAAAACAGTACAAGCTCTGGGGATAAATCCCACCACCTGTTCTTTTAATGTCGGTGTCTTCATTGCAAATGTCACAGAGTGGAAGCGGCAACGAATAACAAAGCAGCTGGAAAAGTGGCTGGTGACAAATGTGGA AGAGAATCTATACAGCAGTGCATTGGGTGAAGGAGTGGTGACCCCTCCCATGTTAATAGTGTTTCACGAGAAGCACACAGTGTTGAATCCATTGTGGCATATTCGCCACCTTG GTTGGAGCCCTGATTCCAGATATTCAGAACATTTCCTCTCTCAAGCGAAGTTGCTGCATTGGAATGGAAGATTTAAACCCTGGGATTATCCCACTGCCCACATGGAATTTTGGGAAAGATGGTATCTTCCTGATCCCACAGGGCAGTTCAGACCAGTGCGACCCAACATTTAA
- the glt8d2 gene encoding glycosyltransferase 8 domain-containing protein 2 isoform X2 translates to MFLLNGVHVKLMKDIMTLSETLVNIASTNVPQKEQTTGATQWVRTEDALGQDLSSDGWSAEEIVGRKSKWIESTQLKDIQYKIMEFNPAILEGKVRPDSARPELLQPLNFVRYFIPYLIRNHEKVIYMDDDIIVQGDIQELYNIVLSPGHAAAFSTDCDLTSTHEMVRSMGMQTTYMGHLDYRKKTVQALGINPTTCSFNVGVFIANVTEWKRQRITKQLEKWLVTNVEENLYSSALGEGVVTPPMLIVFHEKHTVLNPLWHIRHLGWSPDSRYSEHFLSQAKLLHWNGRFKPWDYPTAHMEFWERWYLPDPTGQFRPVRPNI, encoded by the exons ATGTTCTTATTAAATGGTGTACATGTGAAATTGATGAAAGATATAATGACATTATCAGAAACCCTTGTTAATATAGCATCTACAAATGTTCCACAAAAAGAGCAgactactggagcaactcagtgggtcaggacagaggacgctttgggtcaggacctttcttcagatggatgGAGTGCTGAGGAGATAGTTGGCAGGaagag CAAATGGATCGAGAGCACACAATTGAAAGACATACAGTACAAGATAATGGAGTTCAACCCTGCTATACTGGAGGGGAAAGTAAGACCAGATTCTGCAAGGCCTGAGTTGCTGCAGCCT CTCAACTTTGTCAGATACTTCATTCCTTATCTCATTCGTAATCACGAGAAGGTGATCTACATGGATGATGATATCATTGTTCAAG GTGATATCCAGGAGCTGTACAACATCGTCCTGAGTCCAGGACACGCTGCTGCCTTCTCCACAGATTGTGATCTGACCTCAACTCACGAGATGGTCAGGAGTATGGGAATGCAG ACAACGTACATGGGACACTTGGATTACCGGAAGAAAACAGTACAAGCTCTGGGGATAAATCCCACCACCTGTTCTTTTAATGTCGGTGTCTTCATTGCAAATGTCACAGAGTGGAAGCGGCAACGAATAACAAAGCAGCTGGAAAAGTGGCTGGTGACAAATGTGGA AGAGAATCTATACAGCAGTGCATTGGGTGAAGGAGTGGTGACCCCTCCCATGTTAATAGTGTTTCACGAGAAGCACACAGTGTTGAATCCATTGTGGCATATTCGCCACCTTG GTTGGAGCCCTGATTCCAGATATTCAGAACATTTCCTCTCTCAAGCGAAGTTGCTGCATTGGAATGGAAGATTTAAACCCTGGGATTATCCCACTGCCCACATGGAATTTTGGGAAAGATGGTATCTTCCTGATCCCACAGGGCAGTTCAGACCAGTGCGACCCAACATTTAA